From the genome of Polyangiaceae bacterium, one region includes:
- a CDS encoding YihY/virulence factor BrkB family protein, translated as MVARTERHVHVGGDRLGGDRKAPRRNKRRDELPPAIPFSRLVRPGVGAKRFLKDLAAEIKKDQVTDSAAVLAYFSMLAIFPAAILLLSLLPYLPIPNLDQMILNSMSRAMPDQAAELFTSTVRSVVSEPRGGLLSFGVLGTLWAASTGLQAMMQRIGTTYDVQETRPYWKRRGIALLLVMAVGTLVVTAFTLLIVGGILHEHLERIIGENSVTVWLFTALRWAIILVLMFGALALLYYFGPNVKQRFRLITPGGILATVLFIASSLGFRVYVENFGSYEATYGSLGAAIILLLWLYVGGVVVLVGAEVNALLEAYARAREEKTLRN; from the coding sequence ATGGTGGCGCGGACGGAACGACATGTGCACGTGGGTGGTGACAGGCTCGGCGGTGATCGAAAGGCCCCGCGAAGAAACAAGCGGCGGGACGAGCTGCCTCCGGCAATCCCGTTTTCGCGTTTGGTGCGTCCAGGCGTGGGCGCGAAGCGTTTTTTGAAGGATCTCGCGGCGGAAATAAAAAAAGACCAAGTGACCGATAGCGCCGCCGTGCTCGCTTACTTCTCGATGCTCGCCATTTTTCCAGCAGCCATTTTGCTCTTGAGCTTGCTGCCGTATTTGCCCATTCCGAATCTCGACCAGATGATCCTGAATTCGATGTCTCGCGCGATGCCGGATCAAGCTGCAGAACTGTTCACATCGACGGTCAGGAGTGTCGTATCGGAGCCTCGGGGGGGGCTTTTGTCATTCGGCGTGCTCGGAACGTTGTGGGCTGCATCGACCGGACTGCAGGCAATGATGCAGCGTATTGGCACGACCTATGATGTGCAAGAGACCCGGCCTTATTGGAAGAGACGCGGCATTGCGCTATTGCTCGTCATGGCCGTGGGGACGCTGGTCGTAACCGCATTCACGCTCCTCATCGTGGGTGGCATCCTTCACGAGCACCTCGAGCGAATCATCGGGGAAAACTCGGTGACGGTATGGCTTTTCACCGCATTGCGATGGGCGATCATTCTCGTGCTGATGTTTGGTGCGCTTGCGCTTCTTTATTACTTCGGGCCCAATGTAAAGCAACGTTTTCGGCTCATCACGCCTGGCGGTATTCTTGCCACGGTACTTTTCATTGCATCGTCGCTGGGGTTTCGAGTGTACGTCGAAAATTTTGGTTCGTACGAAGCGACGTATGGAAGCTTGGGGGCGGCCATCATCTTGCTACTTTGGCTCTATGTCGGCGGTGTCGTGGTGCTCGTGGGGGCCGAAGTCAATGCGTTGCTCGAGGCGTATGCCAGGGCGCGTGAAGAGAAAACCTTACGAAATTGA
- a CDS encoding DUF3540 domain-containing protein encodes MLARKLNRQEVTIDEGTVVKTKDGSLDVVVDGTHYAAKRARSCLVAPRAGDAVLVAFGHGGRCFVLAVLDGDDAGATKLEVDGDLELHLGTGKLDVKAARGVTFSSGSELNLVGKSLSVSALEGTIFVEKLEHLGSRFKAEVEAIHMVGTVCDSFFERVSQRVQRSYRVVEDIDQVKAQKLDYAAESTMALRAKHAVVHAEEIVKVDANQVQLG; translated from the coding sequence ATGCTCGCACGTAAGCTGAATCGGCAAGAGGTGACCATTGATGAGGGCACCGTCGTCAAAACGAAGGATGGGTCGCTCGACGTGGTCGTCGATGGGACCCATTATGCCGCGAAGCGAGCGCGAAGCTGCCTGGTCGCTCCGCGCGCTGGTGACGCAGTGCTCGTCGCATTCGGTCATGGCGGGCGCTGCTTCGTCCTCGCCGTGCTCGATGGCGACGACGCCGGGGCCACGAAACTCGAAGTCGACGGCGACCTCGAATTGCACCTTGGTACGGGAAAACTCGACGTGAAGGCCGCTCGCGGCGTGACGTTTTCCTCGGGCAGCGAATTGAACCTCGTCGGCAAATCGCTCAGCGTGAGCGCGCTGGAAGGCACGATTTTCGTGGAAAAGCTCGAGCATTTGGGGAGCCGATTCAAAGCGGAAGTGGAGGCCATCCACATGGTCGGCACGGTTTGTGATTCATTCTTCGAGCGCGTATCGCAGCGCGTTCAGCGGTCGTACCGCGTGGTCGAAGACATCGATCAGGTCAAAGCACAAAAATTGGATTATGCCGCCGAATCCACGATGGCCCTGCGCGCCAAACACGCTGTCGTGCATGCGGAAGAAATCGTCAAGGTCGACGCAAATCAGGTTCAATTGGGCTAA
- a CDS encoding DUF4150 domain-containing protein, producing MFGNSQMGGLNVGFPDVCLTPAPPAPAPIPIPYPNMSLGPLGVPFVPTVLYGGTPAHNLATMIPISMGDNPGIATGVASGTVMGPTRSVTCAATVLVGGLPATRLTTVNVQNSTNAPGMRIVPSQVRVLVLAP from the coding sequence ATGTTCGGAAATTCGCAAATGGGCGGGCTCAATGTCGGTTTTCCCGATGTGTGCCTCACGCCGGCGCCACCTGCCCCGGCACCCATCCCCATTCCTTATCCCAACATGTCCCTGGGACCGCTCGGCGTACCCTTCGTTCCGACGGTCCTTTATGGCGGCACACCGGCGCATAACCTCGCGACGATGATTCCCATTAGCATGGGCGACAATCCCGGCATTGCAACGGGCGTCGCCTCGGGCACCGTCATGGGGCCGACGCGAAGCGTGACGTGTGCGGCAACCGTGCTCGTCGGGGGACTTCCCGCCACGCGCTTGACGACGGTCAACGTCCAAAACAGCACGAATGCACCGGGAATGCGCATCGTCCCGAGTCAAGTGCGCGTCTTGGTGCTCGCCCCGTGA
- a CDS encoding DUF2490 domain-containing protein: MKSAARLAIPLAILAWPTSALADEEAWVWLENRTPIVRTEKPGFPRIDFRTFADVRMNRRSDGLAQSFLRVGPLFYLTDFLFVGLHGTIYADKLPSGVFDQEARFEVEPNLFGRLGVFTWNDRNRFEIRWREKETRYRYRNQLRINLAPQDWRWIPFVWDEVLVDLSGLGLNQNRANIGIGRQLWPNVRLDVGFMVRSREDASGWQHDGVLNFYLFIDAPSLPKKRRPARPGAVSEVR, from the coding sequence ATGAAGTCCGCGGCACGGCTTGCCATTCCTCTCGCTATACTCGCATGGCCTACGTCGGCGCTTGCCGATGAAGAAGCATGGGTTTGGTTGGAAAACCGTACGCCCATCGTGCGTACGGAAAAACCGGGTTTTCCCCGCATCGATTTCCGCACGTTCGCCGACGTGCGCATGAACCGTCGATCGGACGGACTCGCGCAATCGTTCTTACGCGTCGGTCCATTGTTTTACTTGACGGACTTTCTGTTCGTCGGCCTGCACGGAACGATTTATGCCGACAAATTGCCTTCGGGCGTTTTCGACCAAGAAGCTCGTTTCGAGGTCGAGCCGAATTTGTTTGGGCGCCTGGGCGTGTTCACGTGGAATGATCGCAATCGATTCGAGATCCGGTGGCGCGAAAAGGAAACTCGATATCGTTACCGCAATCAATTGCGCATCAACTTGGCGCCGCAAGATTGGCGATGGATCCCGTTTGTCTGGGACGAAGTGCTCGTCGACCTGTCGGGCCTCGGGCTCAACCAAAACCGTGCGAACATCGGCATTGGTAGGCAGCTTTGGCCGAACGTGCGCCTCGATGTTGGTTTCATGGTTCGCAGCCGCGAAGACGCATCGGGTTGGCAGCACGACGGCGTGCTGAACTTTTACCTGTTCATCGACGCGCCGTCCCTGCCCAAGAAGCGCCGACCTGCGCGGCCTGGCGCGGTCTCCGAAGTACGCTAG
- a CDS encoding DUF2169 domain-containing protein, with amino-acid sequence MTSANSSCPLRVTSVVWQPADGMFMLAVICKATFSLEIDESPLAEDQDDVVQNDEYWNEDEHASLSDACDLVPFKRGVDVILVGHAYAPRVLSELPFCARLSIGTSIDKAIEIHGERHWSKDDELVEQPCPRRMPLRWERATGGPGTTNPVGVPHVALAEKGQTRKLPNLEPPRTRLARPTDVIPPIGFGPIAPSWPERKSKIDTKAGEWDHRRWFDKPLAPYVDASFFNAAPLDQRLDTFVGDERIVLENLHPEFPRFSTHLAPIRPRAEVHKSSNATFTVDLRCDTLCIDTDRLVCTLTWRGSVPLAHATESARVEVTIDSGPRAETGMANSTVMLDWEDHHASAAAPALPFAGVKTHARPPFDAAAFPIERFAAISAELNEGRAPRHHVLEAHRLGEDDWKTIEAFWMQKLDEEAALGKHALRAMNDQAYIAAVEVFRGPITPAEVASIVASLERGEAYQTLDELNIQQPALMPILRSWTRKPARDLVIVSAPKGT; translated from the coding sequence ATGACAAGCGCCAATTCGTCGTGCCCTCTGCGCGTAACATCCGTCGTCTGGCAACCGGCCGACGGTATGTTCATGCTCGCCGTCATTTGCAAAGCCACTTTTTCACTGGAAATCGACGAATCTCCGCTCGCCGAGGACCAGGATGACGTCGTTCAAAACGACGAATATTGGAACGAAGATGAACATGCGAGTTTGAGCGACGCGTGTGATCTCGTTCCTTTCAAGCGTGGTGTGGATGTGATCCTCGTTGGTCATGCGTACGCGCCACGAGTTTTGTCGGAATTGCCATTTTGCGCGCGGCTTTCGATTGGTACGTCCATCGACAAGGCAATCGAGATCCACGGTGAAAGGCATTGGTCGAAAGACGACGAATTGGTCGAACAGCCGTGCCCGCGCCGAATGCCATTGCGATGGGAACGCGCCACCGGAGGTCCCGGAACGACCAATCCCGTGGGCGTACCTCATGTCGCGCTCGCCGAAAAAGGACAAACGCGAAAACTACCGAATCTAGAGCCCCCACGAACGCGATTGGCACGACCAACCGACGTGATTCCACCGATTGGGTTTGGTCCAATTGCACCGTCTTGGCCCGAGCGAAAATCAAAAATTGACACAAAAGCTGGCGAATGGGATCACCGGCGCTGGTTCGACAAACCCTTGGCGCCCTACGTCGATGCGTCGTTCTTCAATGCCGCGCCATTGGATCAGCGGCTCGATACGTTCGTCGGCGATGAACGAATCGTGCTCGAAAACCTTCACCCCGAATTCCCTCGTTTTTCCACACACCTGGCGCCCATTCGACCACGAGCCGAAGTTCACAAGTCTAGCAATGCAACATTTACGGTGGATTTGCGTTGCGATACGCTCTGCATCGATACGGATCGTCTCGTATGCACATTGACCTGGCGTGGTTCGGTGCCGCTCGCGCACGCAACGGAATCAGCGCGCGTGGAAGTCACCATCGACAGCGGCCCCCGAGCAGAAACCGGCATGGCGAATTCCACCGTCATGCTCGATTGGGAGGACCATCACGCGAGCGCTGCGGCTCCTGCATTGCCATTTGCAGGCGTGAAAACACATGCGCGGCCACCATTCGATGCCGCCGCGTTTCCCATTGAACGTTTTGCCGCAATCTCCGCAGAGCTCAATGAGGGACGAGCACCACGACACCACGTCCTCGAAGCGCATCGGCTTGGCGAAGATGATTGGAAAACCATCGAAGCATTTTGGATGCAAAAGCTCGATGAGGAAGCTGCTTTGGGAAAACACGCGCTCCGAGCGATGAACGACCAGGCGTACATTGCCGCGGTCGAGGTTTTTCGCGGGCCCATTACGCCGGCAGAGGTGGCGAGCATCGTGGCGTCGCTCGAGCGAGGGGAGGCGTATCAAACGCTGGACGAGCTGAACATTCAGCAGCCGGCGCTCATGCCCATCTTGCGGTCGTGGACGCGAAAGCCGGCCAGAGATCTCGTCATTGTATCGGCGCCAAAAGGAACGTGA
- the mutS gene encoding DNA mismatch repair protein MutS: MRQHEEAKAGHPDAILFFRMGDFYEMFGEDAVVCARSLDLALTSRNKEDPTEPPMAGVPVHAAHGYIARLLAMGHKVAICEQMADPSKCKGIVPRQVVRVITPGLVTDTEQLDARTNHWLLAVDQDATTRSELAIALLDLSTGELSAGAMTDLASILAELARCDPRELLWGAPMDAVVRSAISLAAPRAVLREDEPLADDDVAGAIDGAVAEPLAAESAGRLPRAALRAAARVLRFARKCMPSGNLPVRRIAVHESASTMRIDETAQLHLEILRGVEGSRKGTLLDTVDATVTPAGARLLRRRLVAPLLDVASIRRRLDEVEAFVSNPRARAELREALERVGDIERLAVRAVLKEATPRDLGALRTGLLAAPAAMAAVRSIAGSDAAELFGSEVDPVADVAERLEAALVERPPTIARDGKFVRDEFDVELDEQRRLAKDGAEEVNRFEADLRAKTGATGLRVRYTRVFGWYIEVSKSHLSKVPPDFRRKQTVAGAERYTNDKLDDLSDKLQHAESRMLERETTIFEGLVRLVAENAERIKRLSRILAAWDVAASLADVAHRYDYVRPEVDAGDALVIEGGRHPVVERASAAGRFVPNDTTLDLAGERLWLLTGPNMAGKSTLMRQVALITVLAQVGSFVPAQSAKIGIVDRILSRVGASDNVSRGESTFMVEMRETAAILRDATPRSLVILDEIGRGTSTYDGLSIAWAVAEHLYDAVRCRALFATHYHELTEIAQQGPGIANWSVSAREHGGDVVFLHKLVRGPASRSYGIAVARLAGVPEPVLARAKAILSTLEAGAALPSGHHATMRGRTKNGGVQLDLFAPSKAPETKANPALDMLRAVDIERLTPLDALTFVAKLKAIDSAL, from the coding sequence ATGCGGCAGCACGAAGAAGCGAAAGCAGGACATCCGGACGCAATTCTGTTTTTCCGGATGGGTGATTTCTACGAGATGTTTGGCGAGGACGCGGTCGTCTGTGCGCGCTCGCTGGACCTGGCCCTGACGAGCCGCAACAAGGAGGATCCCACGGAACCTCCGATGGCGGGCGTCCCGGTTCACGCGGCACATGGATACATCGCGCGTCTGCTCGCGATGGGGCACAAAGTGGCCATTTGCGAGCAAATGGCCGATCCGTCGAAGTGCAAAGGGATCGTGCCGCGACAAGTGGTCCGCGTGATCACGCCGGGGCTCGTGACCGATACCGAACAGCTCGATGCACGGACAAACCATTGGCTGCTCGCTGTCGATCAAGATGCGACGACGCGATCGGAGCTTGCCATTGCGCTGCTCGATCTTTCGACGGGCGAGCTTTCTGCAGGAGCGATGACCGATCTTGCATCGATCCTCGCCGAGCTTGCTCGTTGCGATCCGCGTGAGCTGCTCTGGGGAGCGCCGATGGATGCCGTGGTTCGAAGCGCGATTTCGCTCGCGGCGCCGCGTGCAGTGTTACGCGAGGACGAACCTCTCGCCGATGACGACGTTGCAGGTGCGATCGATGGCGCCGTGGCCGAGCCGCTTGCAGCCGAATCTGCGGGACGGCTCCCGCGTGCAGCGCTTCGTGCTGCAGCTCGAGTGCTTCGGTTTGCACGCAAGTGCATGCCGAGCGGAAACCTGCCCGTGCGTCGAATCGCGGTGCACGAGTCGGCGTCGACGATGCGCATCGACGAGACGGCGCAGCTTCACTTGGAGATCTTGCGAGGTGTCGAAGGATCGAGGAAGGGCACGTTGCTCGATACGGTCGATGCAACGGTGACGCCGGCAGGTGCGAGGCTCTTGCGTCGAAGGCTCGTCGCGCCGCTGCTCGATGTGGCGTCGATTCGCCGGCGTCTCGATGAAGTGGAGGCGTTCGTGAGCAATCCGCGGGCACGGGCGGAGCTTCGTGAAGCGCTCGAGAGGGTAGGGGACATCGAGCGGCTTGCGGTGCGCGCGGTGCTGAAGGAAGCGACGCCGCGGGACCTTGGCGCGCTGCGTACGGGGCTTTTGGCAGCGCCGGCAGCGATGGCTGCAGTGCGATCGATCGCGGGCAGCGATGCGGCGGAATTGTTCGGCAGTGAAGTAGATCCGGTCGCTGATGTTGCAGAGCGGCTCGAAGCTGCGCTCGTCGAACGGCCCCCGACGATCGCTCGCGATGGTAAGTTTGTCCGGGACGAGTTCGACGTGGAGCTGGACGAACAGCGACGGCTCGCGAAAGACGGCGCGGAGGAGGTGAACCGGTTCGAAGCGGACCTGCGCGCGAAGACGGGCGCGACGGGTTTGCGCGTGCGTTACACGCGCGTGTTTGGCTGGTACATCGAGGTATCCAAGTCGCACTTGAGCAAGGTTCCACCGGATTTTCGTCGCAAGCAAACGGTGGCGGGTGCCGAGCGGTATACGAACGACAAACTCGACGATCTGTCCGACAAACTGCAGCACGCCGAGTCACGAATGCTCGAGCGGGAAACGACGATTTTCGAGGGGCTCGTGCGTCTCGTCGCGGAAAACGCGGAGCGAATCAAGCGTTTGTCGAGGATACTTGCGGCGTGGGACGTGGCGGCATCGCTCGCGGATGTGGCGCATCGTTACGACTACGTACGACCTGAAGTGGACGCAGGCGATGCGCTCGTCATCGAAGGGGGGCGTCATCCGGTCGTCGAGCGAGCATCGGCAGCGGGAAGGTTTGTCCCGAACGACACGACGCTCGACCTTGCAGGCGAGCGGTTGTGGCTCCTGACGGGGCCGAACATGGCGGGCAAGTCGACGTTGATGAGGCAGGTCGCGCTCATCACGGTGCTCGCGCAAGTGGGAAGTTTCGTCCCTGCGCAGTCGGCGAAGATCGGGATTGTGGATCGGATTCTTTCGCGCGTTGGAGCGAGCGACAACGTGTCGCGCGGGGAAAGCACGTTCATGGTGGAGATGCGCGAAACGGCGGCGATCCTGCGCGATGCGACGCCGAGATCGCTCGTGATTTTGGATGAGATTGGCAGAGGTACGAGCACGTACGATGGTTTGTCGATCGCGTGGGCGGTGGCCGAACACTTGTACGACGCCGTAAGATGTCGGGCGCTTTTTGCGACGCATTACCACGAGCTGACGGAGATCGCGCAGCAAGGGCCGGGCATAGCGAACTGGTCGGTATCTGCGCGCGAGCATGGTGGCGACGTGGTTTTTCTCCACAAACTCGTGCGAGGTCCGGCGAGCCGGAGTTACGGCATTGCGGTGGCGCGTCTTGCGGGCGTGCCCGAGCCCGTGCTCGCGCGTGCGAAGGCCATCCTGTCGACGCTCGAAGCGGGCGCGGCGCTCCCTTCGGGACATCACGCGACGATGCGTGGACGAACCAAAAATGGCGGCGTGCAGCTCGATTTGTTCGCTCCGTCGAAAGCTCCTGAAACGAAGGCAAACCCGGCGCTCGACATGTTACGAGCGGTCGACATCGAACGCCTGACACCGCTCGATGCGCTGACATTCGTGGCAAAGCTGAAGGCGATCGATTCGGCTTTGTGA
- a CDS encoding FAD-dependent oxidoreductase, whose product MESSHVIVVGAGIFGVSSALALRKRGHRVSLVDPGPLPHSLAESTDISKVVRADYGADEMYTMLMEQAIERFRQYNARSSRPLFHETGVMFVSRNPMGNGTFEYESFSMLTRRGHRLERLDEAAIRKRFPAWRGHYVDGYFNELGGYVESSNFVLALVDEAVALGVQLILGEKVVRLGERGGRVAGVVLSSGQTIAADHVVLATGSWTTDLLPSLAGALTTVGQPVFHLRPNDPSLYRPEVFPVFGADISRTGYYGFPANAEGIVKIANHGIGRGMHPDSSEREVTAEQEQSLREFLAETFPSLSDAPIVHTRVCVYGDSFDEHFWITRHPEMEGLVLAAGGSGHGFKFATVIGDLVADALQGVDNPVLAKFRYRDSSKGHGAEQGQEAARHRG is encoded by the coding sequence GTGGAGTCGAGTCACGTCATCGTCGTCGGGGCAGGCATTTTTGGCGTCTCGTCAGCGCTCGCGTTACGTAAGCGCGGACATCGCGTGTCACTCGTCGATCCTGGGCCTCTGCCGCATTCTCTCGCCGAATCGACCGACATCAGCAAGGTCGTTCGAGCCGATTACGGCGCAGATGAAATGTATACCATGCTCATGGAGCAAGCGATTGAGCGATTTCGCCAGTACAATGCGCGTTCGTCTCGGCCGCTCTTCCACGAAACCGGCGTCATGTTCGTCTCGCGAAACCCCATGGGAAATGGGACCTTCGAGTACGAGAGTTTTTCCATGCTCACGCGCCGCGGGCACCGTCTCGAAAGGCTCGACGAAGCGGCCATTCGAAAGCGTTTTCCCGCTTGGCGTGGCCATTACGTCGACGGTTACTTCAACGAACTGGGCGGATACGTCGAAAGCAGCAACTTCGTCCTGGCGCTCGTAGACGAAGCCGTCGCGCTCGGCGTGCAATTGATCCTGGGCGAAAAAGTCGTGCGCCTCGGCGAGCGTGGCGGACGCGTCGCGGGCGTCGTGTTATCGTCCGGACAAACCATTGCTGCGGATCATGTCGTACTGGCCACGGGATCATGGACGACCGATCTTTTACCATCGCTCGCGGGGGCACTGACGACGGTCGGCCAACCCGTATTTCATCTGCGTCCAAACGATCCATCGCTTTATCGTCCCGAAGTGTTTCCCGTATTCGGCGCGGATATTTCTCGCACGGGGTATTATGGTTTCCCCGCGAATGCCGAAGGGATCGTGAAGATCGCCAATCACGGTATCGGCCGCGGCATGCATCCCGATTCGTCGGAACGCGAGGTCACGGCGGAACAAGAGCAATCACTGCGCGAATTTCTAGCGGAAACGTTTCCGAGTTTGTCGGACGCGCCCATCGTGCACACGCGCGTGTGCGTGTATGGCGATAGCTTCGACGAACATTTTTGGATCACGCGCCATCCGGAAATGGAAGGGCTCGTCCTGGCCGCCGGTGGATCGGGACACGGATTCAAATTCGCAACCGTGATCGGTGATCTCGTGGCCGATGCATTGCAAGGCGTGGACAATCCAGTCCTCGCAAAATTCCGATACCGCGACAGTTCAAAAGGACATGGCGCCGAACAAGGCCAAGAGGCTGCCAGGCATCGAGGGTAA
- a CDS encoding quinone oxidoreductase, whose product MRAIRFHSLGGPEVLNVEDAPEPQLRPGQVLVDVRAVGLNYADTMFTRGHYFVQPKFPAIPGMEAAGIVTSVADDVTDFRIGDRVMALGASACAERMVANARSVFPIPDGLSFETAAALPVQGLTACHILTLCGRLGRGEKILVHAAAGGVGTLAVQLAKRMGASFIVGTVGSPQKADLVRSLGADLVVDYRQDDFATRIRSEIKEGVDVVLEMLGGTDSYKRSLSCLAPLGRMVVFGAASGDRRGTLEPIGLMHKNLSVIGYYMTPLLERRDLCAPPLADLANAVSKGELRVIIGKTYELEECAEAHRALAGRTSTGKLVLLV is encoded by the coding sequence ATGCGTGCCATCCGCTTCCATTCCCTCGGCGGCCCCGAAGTTCTAAACGTCGAAGACGCACCCGAACCGCAGCTCAGGCCGGGCCAAGTCCTCGTCGACGTCCGCGCCGTGGGCCTCAATTACGCCGATACCATGTTCACTCGGGGCCACTACTTCGTGCAGCCCAAATTCCCCGCCATTCCGGGCATGGAAGCGGCCGGCATCGTCACGTCCGTAGCCGATGACGTCACGGATTTTCGTATTGGCGACCGCGTCATGGCGCTCGGAGCTTCCGCTTGTGCCGAACGCATGGTCGCCAATGCTCGAAGCGTTTTCCCCATTCCGGATGGTTTGTCCTTCGAGACCGCAGCCGCCTTGCCCGTCCAGGGCCTCACGGCATGCCACATCCTGACGCTATGCGGGCGCCTCGGGCGCGGTGAAAAAATACTGGTACACGCAGCCGCGGGAGGCGTCGGGACGCTCGCCGTGCAGCTCGCCAAGCGCATGGGGGCTTCATTCATCGTAGGCACCGTGGGCTCGCCGCAAAAGGCCGATCTCGTGCGTTCGCTGGGTGCGGATCTGGTCGTCGATTATCGACAAGACGACTTTGCAACGCGCATTCGTAGCGAAATCAAAGAAGGCGTCGATGTGGTCCTCGAAATGCTCGGCGGAACCGATTCGTATAAGCGAAGTTTGTCCTGCCTTGCGCCGCTCGGGAGAATGGTCGTATTTGGCGCTGCAAGCGGTGACAGACGCGGAACGCTCGAGCCGATTGGGCTCATGCACAAAAATCTTTCCGTGATTGGGTATTACATGACGCCGCTGCTCGAACGGCGCGACTTGTGCGCCCCGCCTCTCGCGGACCTCGCCAACGCAGTGAGCAAAGGGGAACTGCGCGTCATCATTGGGAAAACGTACGAGCTCGAAGAATGCGCGGAGGCGCATCGAGCCTTGGCGGGACGAACGAGCACGGGCAAACTCGTGCTTTTGGTCTAG